Within the Achromobacter spanius genome, the region GCCGGCGGAAGACCTGGCCGGCTGTTCAGTCGATGTGGTCGACATGGACGATCTGGCCGGCCCGCACCACGCCCATCCCAATGGCGAAATAGACCTGATCATGCCGCTTACCGCCGACGCGCGCTTTGACGGCCACGGCGCCGGCTGGCTGGTGTACGGCCCCGGCAGCGCGCACCGCCCCACCGTGACGCAAGGCCGCGCGCTGGTGCTGTACCTGCTGCCCGGCGGCGCCATCACGTTCACACCGCCCGACGGCTGACGCCACGCCAACCCGCCATGGCAAACAAAAAAACACAGCCATGGCGCGCCCCCACCAGGACATCAGGAGACAACCGTGAACACCTGCCCCGCCGAACTCAACTTCGCCAGCCATCTGGCTGCCCTGAACGCCGCCCGCGCCGCCAAGCCCGCCTATATCGATGACAGCCGCCAGCTCAGCTACGGCGAACTGGCCGAGCGGGTCGCGCGCATGGCGGGCGCGTTGCGGCAACTGGGACTGCGCCGCGAAGAACGCATTCTGCTGCTGATGCAGGACACGGTGGATTGGCCCGTAGCCTTTCTGGGCGCACTGCATGCCGGCGTGGTGCCCGTAGCCGTCAACACGCTGCTGACGCCCGACGATTACGCCTACATCATCACGCACAGCCGCGTGCGCGCCGTGTTCGTCTCGGGCGCGCTGCTGCCGGCCTTGCAGGCGGCGCTGGCGCAATCGCCTGGGGACGTCGAACACGTGGTGGTGTCACAGCCCAATACTGCACATCCCAATACTGCACAGCTGAACACTGCGCAACCCGTGGCCACCCTGCCCGCCCCCGCCCAGGACTTCGACGCCCTGCTGGCCGCCGCGCCGCTGGCCCCCGCCGTGCGCACGCTATCTGACGAGATCGCGTTCTGGCTGTATTCATCAGGCTCCACCGGCAAGCCCAAGGGCGTGGTGCATACGCATGGCAACCTCTGGCACACGGCCGAACTCTATGCCAAGCCCGTATTGGGCATCCGCGAGGACGACGTGGTGTTCTCCGCCGCCAAGCTGTTCTTTGCCTACGGCCTGGGCAACGGCCTGACCTTTCCGCTGTCCGTCGGCGCCACCGTCATCCTGATGGGCGAACGCCCCACCCCACAGGCCGTGTTTCAGCGCCTGACGCGGCATCGCCCCACCGTGTTCTACGGCGTGCCCACCCTGTACGCCAGCATGCTGGCATCACCCGATCTGCCGCCACGCGAGCAGGTGGCCATGCGGGTCTGCACCTCGGCCGGCGAAGCCTTGCCGCGCGACATCGGTGAACGCTTCACGCGGCATTTCGGCTGCGAGATCCTGGACGGCATCGGCTCCACCGAGATGCTGCACATCTTCATCTCGAACCAAAGCGGACAGATCCGCTACGGCACCACCGGCAAGCCCGTGCCGGGCTACGAAGTGCAGTTGCGCGACGACAGCGGCGCGCCCGTGGCGGCCGGCACCATCGGCGACCTCTACATCAAAGGTCCCAGCGCCGCGCTGATGTACTGGAACAACCGCGACAAGACGCGCCAGTGCTTTCTGGGCGACTGGTTGAAGAGCGGCGACAAATACACCTGTGACCTCGACGGCTACTACACCTACGCCGGCCGCAGCGACGACATGATCAAGGTCAGCGGCCAGTATGTGTCGCCAGTGGAAGTGGAGAACGTGCTGGTGCAGCACGAGGCCGTGCTGGAAGCCGCCGTGATCGGCGTGCCGGACCACGACGGCCTGGTCAAGACCAAGGCCTACGTGGTGCTGCGCCCCGGCTTCGAGCCCGACGCCCAGACCGGCGCCGCGCTGCAAAGCTATGTGAAGCAGCATCTGGCGCCCTTCAAGTATCCGCGCCAGATCAACTTCACCGAAGAGCTGCCCAAGACCGCCACGGGAAAGATCCAGCGCTTCCGGCTGCGTCAGCTGGAAGAAGCAACGCTATGAATCCCCCTCGCCGGCATCGTCGGCGCGTTGGATAAACCCGGCCGGCCTTGCGCCAGCCCATGACAAAGCACGGAGACAAACCATGAACCACGCCCTGACCCGGGCTGCGATTGCCGCGGCCCTGACGTTCGCCGCCAGCGGCGCGCAGGCCGCCGACAAGATCAAAGTCGGTTTCATGCTGCCCTATAGCGGCACCTACGCCGCGCTGGGCAACGCCATCGAGAACGGCTTCAAGCTGTACGTTGCCGAACAAGGCGGCAAGCTGGGCGGGCGCGAGATTGAATACTTCAAGGTGGATGACGAGTCCAACCCCGCCAAGGCCGCCGAAAACGCCAACCGCCTGATCAAGCGCGACGAGGTCGACGTGCTGATCGGCACGGTGCACTCTGGCGTGGCCATGGCGTTGGCCAAGGCCGCGAAAGACAGCGACACCACGCTGATCGTCACCAACGCGGGCGCCAACGCCATCACCGGCCCGCTGTGCGGCCCCGGCATCTTCCGCACGTCGTTCACCAACTGGCAGCCGGCCTATGCCATGGGCCCCGTGGCCTACGCCAAGGGCCACAAGACCGCCGTCACCATCACCTGGAAATACGCCGCGGGCGACGAGGCCATCGGCGGCTTCAAGGAAGGCTTCGAGAAAGCGGGCGGCAAGGTCGTCAAGGAATTGAGCCTGCCTTTTCCCAACGTGGAATTCCAATCGCTCCTGACCGAGATCGCCGCCACCAAGCCCGACATGGTGTTCACCTTCTTTGCGGGCGGCGGCGCGGTGAAGTTCGTGCAGGACTATCACGCAGCCGGCCTGGACAAGACCATTCCGCTGTACGGCTCGGGCTTCCTTACCGATGGCACCTTGCAGGCGCAAGGCGCATCGGCGCAAGGCCTCTTGACCACGCTGCACTACGCCGACGGCCTGAACACGCCGCGCGACAACGCCTTCCGCGCCGACTACGCCAAGCACTACAAGGTGCAGCCCGACGTGTACGCCGTGCAAGGCTATGACGCCGCGCAACTGATGCAGTCGGGCCTGTCGGCCGTGAAGGGCGACTTCGCCAAGAAGGCGGACTTCCGCCAGGCAATGCGCGGCGCCACCGTGGACAGCCCGCGCGGCCCCTTCACGCTGTCGGCCGCGGGCAACCCGGTGCAGGACATCTATCTGCGCCAGGTGGATGGCCTGGAGAACAAGGTCGTTGAGGTAGCCGCGAAGAAGCTGGCCGACCCCGCGCGCGGCTGCAAGCTCTGACGCCCCCCGGCAACAAGGACGCCCCATGGACATCAGCATCCTGCTTATTCAAAGCCTGAACGCATTCCAGTACGGCTTGCTGCTGTTCCTGGTGGCCAGCGGACTCACGCTGATCTTCGGCATCATGGGCATCATCAACCTGGCCCATGGCAGCTTCTACATGATCGGCGCCTACATGGCGTTTGCGCTGGGGCCGCTGGTTGACCGCTGGCTGGGCGGCGGCTTCATCGCCACCCTTGCCGTGTGCGTGCTGCTGGCCGGGGTGCTGGGCTATGTGCTGGAAGCGGCGTTCTTCAGCTACCTGTACCACCGCAACCACTTGCAGCAGGTGCTGATGACCTACGGGCTGATCCTGGTGTTTGAGGAACTGCGCAGCATCCTGGTGGGCAACGACGTGCACGGCGTGCCGCTGCCCGCGTGGCTGCAAGGCAGTATCTCGCTGGGCGGCGTGATGACGTATCCGGTGTACCGACTGTTCATCTCGGCCGTGGGCATCGCCGTGGCGCTGCTGCTGTATTGGGTGATTTCGCGCACGCGGCTGGGCATGATGCTGCGCGCCGGCGCCAGTAACCGCGAAATGACCGCGTCCTTGGGCATCGACGTGAACAAGCTGTACCGGCTGGTGTTCGCGGCCGGCGTGGCCCTGGCCGCGCTGGCCGGCACCATTGCCGCGCCCGTGTCGTCGGTGTATCCCGGCATGGGCAACGGGGTGCTGATCATCTGCTTCGTGGTGGTGGTGATAGGCGGTATCGGTTCGATACGCGGCGCCTTCCTTGCCGCGATGCTGGTGGGTTTTGTGGAAACTTTCGGCCAGGTGCTGTTCCCGTCCGCCGCGGGCGTGCTGGTGTACCTGCTGATGGCCTTCATTCTTCTATGCAAGCCCGAAGGGCTGTTCAAACAGGGCTAGCCATGCAGAGACTTCTTCCCCTTGCCACGCTGCTGGCGCTGGCCGCGTTTGCCTACAGCGGCAGCGACTACTACACCGGCCTGGCCATCAAGGTCATGATCTACGCCATCTTCGCGCTAAGCCTGCAACTGCTGGTGGGCGGCGCGGGGCTGGTCAGCCTGGGGCATGCCGCCTTCTTCGGCATCGGCGCCTATGCGGCGGCACTGCTGTCGCCCGAATCCCAGGCGGGCAACCTGTGGTGGTTACTGCCCGCCGCCCTGCTGGCGGCGGCGGCCTATGCGCTGGTGACCGGCGCGCTGGCGCTGCGCACGCGCGGCGTGTACTTCATCATGGTGACGCTGGCCTTTGCGCAGATGGCCTATTACGTCTTTCACGACACCGACTTCGGCGGCGGCAGCGATGGCATCTACCTGTACTTCCGGCCCGAACTGCCGCTGGGCGGCTGGATGCCGTTCGACCTTAGCAACGCGACCACCTTCTACTTCTTCGTGCTGGCTTGCCTGGCGCTGAGCTGGGGTTTCCTGGCGCTGCTGCGGCGTTCGCCCTTTGGCGCGGCGCTGGCCGGCATTCGCATCAACGAACAACGCATGCGCGCGGCCGGCTATTCCACGTATCCGTACAAGCTGACCGCCTACGTGGTGGGCGCCACGCTGGCCAGCCTGGCGGGCTTTCTGTTCGCGCTGAAAGACGGCTTCGTCACGCCGGAACTGCTGGCTTGGGAGCAATCTGGCCTGGTCTTGTTGATGGTGATTCTGGGCGGCATGGGCAGCCTGGGCGGCGCGGTGATCGGCACGGTGGCGCTGGTGCTGATGCAAGAGCTGTTCCAGTCGCAGGCGCTGTTTGGCGACTACGCACGCCATTGGCACCTGCCGCTGGGCATTGCCATCATCGCGCTGGTGGCGCTGCTGCCCAATGGCATTGCGGGGCTGCCCGCGCAATGGCGCCAGCGCCGCGACGCACGCGCCGCCAATGCGCATGCTGCCGCCAGCGCTGGCACGCAGGTCGCTTCCACCCCGCCCGCCCCCTCCCCGTCCGCCTCCGTGCGTCCCGCTGCCCGTCTGCCCATCCAGGGAGAACGCCATGTCTGATTGCCTGCTTGCCGCCAACGGCGTCACGCGCCGCTTTGGCGGGCTGACCGCGGTGAACGACGTATCGCTCGCGCTGGCGCGCGGCCAAGTGCATGCCGTCATCGGCACCAACGGCGCGGGCAAATCCACGCTGATCAACATCCTGTCGGGCGAACTGACGCCCAGCAGCGGTCAGGTGATGCTGGGCGGACGCGACATCACCCCCTGGCGCCAGCCGCAACGGGCGCGCGCCGGGCTGGGCCGCAGCTACCAGCGTTCAACCTTGTTTCCTGAACTGAGCGTGTTCGAGAACTGCCGCTTGACGGCGCAGGCGGCGCGCCAGCGCTTCTGGCATTGGTGGCGTCCGGCGTCTGACTGCCGGCGCAGCGCGGAACTGGCGCATCACGCGCTGGAGCGCACGGGACTGGCGGACGACGCCGCGCGCCCGGCCGGCCTGCTGCCGCACGGCCGCAAGCGCCAGCTTGAAATCGCCATGTGCCTGGCGGGCGAGCCGCAGGTGCTGTTGCTGGATGAACCCTTGGCCGGCATGGGCCCGGAAGAGACGGACCGCATTCTGGACCTGCTGCAAAGCTTGAAGGCGGGCCACGCGATTCTGCTGGTGGAACACGACATGGATGCCGTGTTCCGCATTGCCGAAACCATCACCGTGATGGTCAACGGCACCGCCATCGCCAGCGGCGCACCGGCCGACATCCGCGCCAACGCGGACGTACGCACGGCCTACCTGGGCGAAGACACCCGCCCAGGCCACACACCAGGAGACCCCGCATGCACGCCTTGATAGAAGCCGGCGGCCTGCATGTGTACTACGGCGCCAGCCACGTGCTGCGCGGCGTGGACATGCACATCGCGCCCGGAGAATCCGTGGGCCTGGTGGGGCGCAACGGCATGGGCAAGACCACGCTGATCCGCAGCCTGATGGGCCAGGTGAAAAGCACGCGCGGCCAGGTGCGCGTGGCCGGTCGCGATTGCACCCGCGCGCCGGCCCATGCCATTGCGCGCATGGGCGTCGCGTACGTGCCTGAAGGGCGCGGCATTTTCCCCAATCTGAACGTGCGCGAGAACCTGCAAGTGGCGGCGCGGCCCAGCGTAGGTGGCGAGCGCGCCTGGACCTATACCCGCGTGCTGGACACGTTTCCCCGGCTGCGCGAGCGGCTGGGCCATGGTGGGCAGCAGTTGTCGGGCGGAGAGCAGCAGATGCTGGCCATCGGCCGCGCGCTGATGACCAACCCCGACCTGCTGATTCTGGATGAAGCCACCGAAGGGCTGGCGCCGCTGATCGTGGCCGAAATCTGGCGCATCATCCGCGAGATTCGCGCCACGGGGATGTCCACCTTGATCGTGGACCGCAACTATCGCGCGGTGCTTGAACACACCGATCGTTGCCTGGTGATGGAAAAAGGGCTGATCGTGGAAGACGGCGATAGCGCGTCGCTGGCCCGGCGACCGGAACAACTGACGCGCTATCTGGGCGTGTAAAAACGCCGCCCTAGATGATGGCCTCGATCAGGAACGGTCCACGGCGCTTCAGGCCATCGGCCAGCGCGCGCGCAAAGCCTTCCACCGTATCCACGCTGACCGCCTCCACGCCCATGCCGCGCGCCAGGTGCGTCCAGTCCAGGTAGGGCTCTTCCAGGTCCAGCATGCGGCGGGCGTTGCGGCCCGGTTCCTTCACGCCCACGTTCTTCATCTCGCCATGCAGGGTGGCGTAGGAACGGTTGGCCAGGATGACCGTCAGGCAGTCCAGGTTTTCACGCGCCTGCGTCCACAGCGCCTGCAAGGTGTACATGCCGCTGCCGTCGGCTTGCAGCGTGATGACCTTGCGGTCCGGGCAGGCCACGGCGGCGCCAGTTGCCAGCGGCAGGCCGATGCCGATGGCGCCGCCGGTCAGCATCAGCCAATCGTGCGGCGCGCTGCTGGCGCTGTAGATGGGAAATTCGCGGCCCTGCGTGATGGACTCATCGCACACAATGGCTTGCTCGGGCAAGGTGTGGGCAATAAGAATGTTCACGGCGGCGCCCGTCAGCTTGCCGGTCGACGGCACTTCATAGGCCGCGGCCGGCGTGGCCAGGCGCGGTGCGTCGGCGGCAATGCCGAGTTCATCGGCCAGCCATTCCAGCGCGTGGGCAAGATCTTGTTCGGCCGACGCCAGCACCACCTGGTTGCTGTCGGGCGGCGCCAGCAGGCTGGGCTTGCCGGGGTAGGCAAAGAAGCCGACCGGCGCCTTGGCGCCCGCCAGCACCAGATGCTTCACGTCTTTCAGCTTGGCCACGGCCAGGTCAATCGGGTACGGCAGCCGGTCAACCGGCGTACGCGCGCCGCCGCGTTCGATGCGGCGGTTGGAGGTTTCGGACATCAGGCGCACGCCGGTCGCGCGGGCGATACGGCCCGCGGCGTTCAAGGCGCGTTCACGCAGCGCCGCGCCACCCAGCATCAGCACCGTGACCTCGCCCGAGCGGATGGCGGCGGCTGCCGCGCGCACGGCCTCGGCGGAAGTCTGCGCCAGGGGCAAGTCCTTTACCTGCACGGGCGCGGGCGCGCCGTCGGGCAGATCGGTCCAGGCGGTGTCGGCGGGCAGGATCAGGGTGGCGATGTTGCCGGGCGCCTGACGCGCCACGCCGATGGCCTCGGCGGCATCCGCCGACACGGCGGCGGCCGTCATCGTGCGCTTGACCCAGTGCGACATGGGACGCGCCACGCCTTCCACATCGCTGGTCAGCGGCGCGTCATATTGCACGTGATAGGTGGCGTGGTCGCCCACGATATTGACCATGGGCGTGCGCGCGCGCTTGGCGTTGTGCAGGTTGGCCAGGCCATTGCCCAGGCCGGGGCCCAGGTGCAGCAAGGTGGCGGCCGGCTTGTCGGCCATGCGCGCATAACCATCGGCCGCGCCCGTCACCACGCCTTCGAACAGGCCCAGCACGCAACGCATCTTGGGTTTGCGATCCAAGGCCGCGACAAAGTGCATTTCTGATGTGCCGGGGTTGGCAAAACACACGTCCACATCGTTGGCCAGCAAGGTATCGCAGAGACTGTCAGCGCCGTTCATGAT harbors:
- a CDS encoding DUF4863 family protein; this encodes MSTPDQFHALMREATRLVANQPLDDGLQAMLNREAGPDSALYQNIFAACRQGVADGWMCNREGGGIRYGRVIKPAEDLAGCSVDVVDMDDLAGPHHAHPNGEIDLIMPLTADARFDGHGAGWLVYGPGSAHRPTVTQGRALVLYLLPGGAITFTPPDG
- a CDS encoding benzoate-CoA ligase family protein produces the protein MNTCPAELNFASHLAALNAARAAKPAYIDDSRQLSYGELAERVARMAGALRQLGLRREERILLLMQDTVDWPVAFLGALHAGVVPVAVNTLLTPDDYAYIITHSRVRAVFVSGALLPALQAALAQSPGDVEHVVVSQPNTAHPNTAQLNTAQPVATLPAPAQDFDALLAAAPLAPAVRTLSDEIAFWLYSSGSTGKPKGVVHTHGNLWHTAELYAKPVLGIREDDVVFSAAKLFFAYGLGNGLTFPLSVGATVILMGERPTPQAVFQRLTRHRPTVFYGVPTLYASMLASPDLPPREQVAMRVCTSAGEALPRDIGERFTRHFGCEILDGIGSTEMLHIFISNQSGQIRYGTTGKPVPGYEVQLRDDSGAPVAAGTIGDLYIKGPSAALMYWNNRDKTRQCFLGDWLKSGDKYTCDLDGYYTYAGRSDDMIKVSGQYVSPVEVENVLVQHEAVLEAAVIGVPDHDGLVKTKAYVVLRPGFEPDAQTGAALQSYVKQHLAPFKYPRQINFTEELPKTATGKIQRFRLRQLEEATL
- a CDS encoding ABC transporter substrate-binding protein, with the protein product MNHALTRAAIAAALTFAASGAQAADKIKVGFMLPYSGTYAALGNAIENGFKLYVAEQGGKLGGREIEYFKVDDESNPAKAAENANRLIKRDEVDVLIGTVHSGVAMALAKAAKDSDTTLIVTNAGANAITGPLCGPGIFRTSFTNWQPAYAMGPVAYAKGHKTAVTITWKYAAGDEAIGGFKEGFEKAGGKVVKELSLPFPNVEFQSLLTEIAATKPDMVFTFFAGGGAVKFVQDYHAAGLDKTIPLYGSGFLTDGTLQAQGASAQGLLTTLHYADGLNTPRDNAFRADYAKHYKVQPDVYAVQGYDAAQLMQSGLSAVKGDFAKKADFRQAMRGATVDSPRGPFTLSAAGNPVQDIYLRQVDGLENKVVEVAAKKLADPARGCKL
- a CDS encoding branched-chain amino acid ABC transporter permease, producing the protein MDISILLIQSLNAFQYGLLLFLVASGLTLIFGIMGIINLAHGSFYMIGAYMAFALGPLVDRWLGGGFIATLAVCVLLAGVLGYVLEAAFFSYLYHRNHLQQVLMTYGLILVFEELRSILVGNDVHGVPLPAWLQGSISLGGVMTYPVYRLFISAVGIAVALLLYWVISRTRLGMMLRAGASNREMTASLGIDVNKLYRLVFAAGVALAALAGTIAAPVSSVYPGMGNGVLIICFVVVVIGGIGSIRGAFLAAMLVGFVETFGQVLFPSAAGVLVYLLMAFILLCKPEGLFKQG
- a CDS encoding branched-chain amino acid ABC transporter permease, producing MQRLLPLATLLALAAFAYSGSDYYTGLAIKVMIYAIFALSLQLLVGGAGLVSLGHAAFFGIGAYAAALLSPESQAGNLWWLLPAALLAAAAYALVTGALALRTRGVYFIMVTLAFAQMAYYVFHDTDFGGGSDGIYLYFRPELPLGGWMPFDLSNATTFYFFVLACLALSWGFLALLRRSPFGAALAGIRINEQRMRAAGYSTYPYKLTAYVVGATLASLAGFLFALKDGFVTPELLAWEQSGLVLLMVILGGMGSLGGAVIGTVALVLMQELFQSQALFGDYARHWHLPLGIAIIALVALLPNGIAGLPAQWRQRRDARAANAHAAASAGTQVASTPPAPSPSASVRPAARLPIQGERHV
- a CDS encoding ABC transporter ATP-binding protein, giving the protein MSDCLLAANGVTRRFGGLTAVNDVSLALARGQVHAVIGTNGAGKSTLINILSGELTPSSGQVMLGGRDITPWRQPQRARAGLGRSYQRSTLFPELSVFENCRLTAQAARQRFWHWWRPASDCRRSAELAHHALERTGLADDAARPAGLLPHGRKRQLEIAMCLAGEPQVLLLDEPLAGMGPEETDRILDLLQSLKAGHAILLVEHDMDAVFRIAETITVMVNGTAIASGAPADIRANADVRTAYLGEDTRPGHTPGDPACTP
- a CDS encoding ABC transporter ATP-binding protein: MHALIEAGGLHVYYGASHVLRGVDMHIAPGESVGLVGRNGMGKTTLIRSLMGQVKSTRGQVRVAGRDCTRAPAHAIARMGVAYVPEGRGIFPNLNVRENLQVAARPSVGGERAWTYTRVLDTFPRLRERLGHGGQQLSGGEQQMLAIGRALMTNPDLLILDEATEGLAPLIVAEIWRIIREIRATGMSTLIVDRNYRAVLEHTDRCLVMEKGLIVEDGDSASLARRPEQLTRYLGV
- a CDS encoding acetolactate synthase large subunit, which produces MNGADSLCDTLLANDVDVCFANPGTSEMHFVAALDRKPKMRCVLGLFEGVVTGAADGYARMADKPAATLLHLGPGLGNGLANLHNAKRARTPMVNIVGDHATYHVQYDAPLTSDVEGVARPMSHWVKRTMTAAAVSADAAEAIGVARQAPGNIATLILPADTAWTDLPDGAPAPVQVKDLPLAQTSAEAVRAAAAAIRSGEVTVLMLGGAALRERALNAAGRIARATGVRLMSETSNRRIERGGARTPVDRLPYPIDLAVAKLKDVKHLVLAGAKAPVGFFAYPGKPSLLAPPDSNQVVLASAEQDLAHALEWLADELGIAADAPRLATPAAAYEVPSTGKLTGAAVNILIAHTLPEQAIVCDESITQGREFPIYSASSAPHDWLMLTGGAIGIGLPLATGAAVACPDRKVITLQADGSGMYTLQALWTQARENLDCLTVILANRSYATLHGEMKNVGVKEPGRNARRMLDLEEPYLDWTHLARGMGVEAVSVDTVEGFARALADGLKRRGPFLIEAII